A window of Amorphus orientalis contains these coding sequences:
- a CDS encoding long-chain-fatty-acid--CoA ligase — MQGLMQEWPLLCHKIIDHAATLHGDRTIVTRTVEGPIHTTTYREVRARSLQVAKRLERHGIREGDRVATLAWNTVRHLELWYGILGLGAVYHTVNPRLFRDEIAWLINDAEDRILFVDLTFVPLVEEIADQLTTIETVVVLTDAASMPETRLRNAVPYESFIAEVDADFAWRDLDENAAAGLCYTSGTTGKPKGVLYSHRSNMLHAFSMSAVDMLGLGSRDTVMPVVPMFHANGWSLAFSAPLNGSALVMPGAGMDGASIYQLLTEYRVTMTAAVPTVWLALLHHLDAQGGSLPDLDRVVIGGSACPRAMTEAFQERYGVDVLHAWGMTEMSPLGSVCSIKPAVAHLTGAEKLDLQETQGHPPITVEMKITDDAGNRQPWDGKTFGRLKVRGPAVARSYYKGAGGEILDEEGFFDTGDVAVIDPNGYMRITDRSKDVIKSGGEWISSIDLENIAVGHPDVAEAAVIGIAHPKWDERPLLIVVPKPGAEPDKQDILAYIGERAAKFWIPDDVLMVDEIPHTATGKIKKTALRDMFGSYRFADGTGPDDAAR, encoded by the coding sequence ATGCAGGGTCTCATGCAGGAGTGGCCGCTCCTGTGCCACAAGATCATCGACCACGCCGCCACCCTCCACGGCGACCGCACGATCGTGACCCGGACGGTCGAGGGGCCGATCCACACCACCACCTATCGGGAAGTGCGCGCGCGCTCTCTGCAGGTCGCCAAGCGGCTGGAGCGCCACGGCATCCGCGAGGGCGACCGGGTCGCCACACTCGCCTGGAACACCGTGCGGCACCTGGAGCTTTGGTACGGGATTCTGGGCCTTGGCGCGGTCTATCACACGGTCAATCCGCGCCTGTTCCGCGACGAGATCGCCTGGCTGATCAACGACGCGGAGGACCGGATCCTGTTCGTGGACCTGACCTTCGTGCCGCTGGTGGAGGAGATTGCCGATCAGCTCACGACGATCGAGACGGTGGTGGTGCTGACCGACGCGGCGTCGATGCCGGAGACCCGCCTCAGGAACGCAGTCCCCTACGAGAGCTTCATCGCCGAGGTGGACGCCGACTTCGCCTGGCGCGACCTGGACGAGAATGCCGCGGCGGGGCTCTGCTACACGTCGGGCACCACGGGCAAGCCCAAGGGCGTGCTCTATTCCCACCGCTCCAACATGCTGCACGCCTTCTCCATGTCCGCCGTGGACATGCTGGGGCTCGGCTCCCGCGACACGGTGATGCCGGTGGTGCCGATGTTCCACGCCAACGGCTGGTCGCTCGCCTTCTCAGCGCCGCTGAACGGGTCGGCGCTGGTCATGCCCGGCGCCGGGATGGACGGCGCCTCGATCTACCAGCTTCTGACGGAGTACCGCGTCACCATGACCGCCGCCGTGCCGACGGTCTGGCTGGCGCTGCTGCACCATCTGGATGCCCAGGGCGGCAGCCTGCCCGATCTCGACCGGGTGGTGATCGGCGGCTCGGCCTGCCCGCGCGCCATGACGGAAGCCTTCCAGGAGCGCTACGGCGTCGACGTGCTGCACGCCTGGGGCATGACGGAGATGAGCCCGCTCGGCTCGGTGTGCTCGATCAAGCCGGCCGTCGCGCATCTGACCGGGGCGGAGAAGCTCGACCTGCAGGAGACCCAGGGCCACCCGCCGATCACGGTGGAGATGAAGATCACCGACGACGCCGGCAACCGGCAGCCCTGGGACGGCAAGACCTTCGGCCGGCTGAAGGTGCGCGGCCCGGCAGTGGCGCGGTCCTACTACAAGGGCGCCGGCGGCGAGATCCTCGACGAGGAAGGTTTCTTCGACACCGGCGACGTGGCCGTGATCGATCCCAACGGCTACATGCGCATCACCGATCGGTCCAAGGACGTGATCAAGTCGGGCGGCGAATGGATCTCGTCCATCGACCTGGAGAACATCGCCGTCGGCCACCCGGACGTGGCGGAAGCGGCCGTCATCGGCATCGCCCATCCGAAATGGGACGAGCGGCCGCTCCTGATCGTCGTGCCGAAGCCCGGCGCCGAGCCCGACAAGCAGGACATCCTGGCCTATATCGGCGAACGGGCTGCGAAGTTCTGGATCCCCGACGACGTGCTCATGGTCGACGAGATCCCCCACACGGCGACCGGCAAGATCAAGAAGACCGCGCTTCGCGACATGTTCGGGAGCTACAGGTTCGCCGACGGCACCGGGCCGGACGACGCAGCCCGGTAG
- a CDS encoding magnesium transporter CorA family protein, producing MLTYFVPEASALARYSGEERKGPLPRTATWVDLESPTDREIARVEAMTGVQLPTRQQMTEIESSSRFYQDDEALVMTASLVRVVDNGQPAIAPVTFILRKDRLVTLRFEGPRAFEMVAAKVQRAHANCQSGSSVLFELLNTAVDRTADIQEVVASRLEEIARTIFETGVRDRRDDPDMNSAIKSIGRLGILTLRIQDSLMSLERMAAFLGHHVGTAGISPEDQGKLDTIHRDVRSLTEHADALDSKANFLLDATLGLVSLHQNQIAQIFSVMAVLFLPPTLIASSYGMNFQDMPTLDWRLGFPFSIILMVVSAIACWAVFRWRRWL from the coding sequence ATGCTGACCTATTTTGTTCCCGAAGCGTCGGCGCTGGCGCGTTACAGCGGCGAGGAGCGCAAGGGACCGCTGCCGCGCACCGCGACCTGGGTCGATCTGGAAAGCCCGACGGACCGCGAGATCGCCCGGGTGGAGGCGATGACAGGCGTGCAGCTGCCGACCCGGCAGCAGATGACCGAGATCGAAAGCTCCAGCCGCTTCTACCAGGACGACGAGGCGCTGGTGATGACCGCGTCGCTGGTCCGGGTGGTGGACAACGGCCAGCCGGCGATCGCGCCGGTGACCTTCATCCTGCGCAAGGACCGGCTGGTGACGCTGCGCTTCGAGGGGCCGCGCGCGTTCGAGATGGTGGCCGCCAAGGTCCAGCGCGCCCACGCCAACTGCCAGAGCGGCAGCAGCGTGCTGTTCGAACTCCTGAACACCGCCGTCGACCGCACCGCGGACATCCAGGAGGTGGTCGCCTCGCGGCTGGAGGAGATCGCCCGCACGATCTTCGAGACCGGGGTGCGCGACCGCCGCGACGACCCGGACATGAATTCGGCGATCAAGTCGATCGGCCGGCTCGGGATCCTGACGCTGCGCATCCAGGACAGCCTGATGAGCCTGGAGCGCATGGCGGCCTTTCTCGGCCACCACGTCGGCACCGCCGGGATCAGCCCGGAGGACCAGGGCAAGCTCGACACGATCCACCGGGACGTGCGGTCACTCACCGAGCACGCTGACGCGCTGGATTCCAAGGCGAACTTCCTGCTGGACGCCACCCTCGGCCTGGTCAGCCTGCACCAGAACCAGATCGCCCAGATCTTCTCGGTGATGGCGGTGCTGTTTTTGCCGCCGACCCTGATCGCTTCCAGCTACGGGATGAACTTCCAGGACATGCCGACCCTCGACTGGCGGCTCGGCTTTCCGTTTTCCATCATCCTGATGGTGGTGTCCGCGATCGCCTGCTGGGCGGTCTTCCGCTGGCGGCGCTGGTTGTAG
- a CDS encoding P-loop NTPase, producing MAMQIENESSFRATLGRGFNLFLGSAFSILARDNNKEQLPTGLALTKELCIKFSRPDLQEHDLPLVSQIIKSKNRTEFNEYLLNRFKIGEYDPRYESITTLEVKRIFTTNIDDLMPKIFSKSKERYLNDLLLQGATFGDRDAVEYLPLHGNVLYPEPDFSFTPIETASAFANNPTQFQYLVSCLLKDPTIFLGYSFKDAGTLQALSHHFTTPAQPKSKWIQLRTDEKAYVDYFKSLGFEIIIGDTESIIDYFNIRASEITRPASSELNAASFSTGRIPSLNEAPVRPITDYFRGHAPVWHDILSQRIPTTKKYNRIINHIDSGRNVLLSGIPVCGKSTILMQAAAYYDTNQIKIFEENLTPEKATQIVSKIEGKGKLLLFIDNAGDSVDALDILSNCKDIQIVAADRSINIGFGSHRFKSDRFTNLDCSDLNEDDYQNIYDSIPPVIRENRMTVPEVELQIWPSTFEFIEKNVVGPSISDRFKDVLIKLRSTQIELHDLFVMICYVYSCHSPVSFDVVSRFIGAGGDYVKVYGVLERLGKLLSEVDTNNAQFVDLDDTQDHFTPRSQLIAETVVDRCRNMDFGRVYLDFHTKVPRLFIPRYSNFKRFGYRNGYAERVFQDWKEGEKFYLRVYKEDKNYFLKQQLAIFLGAKKQYGLAFKYIDEALTESKNKNPNIRHTHARLLFDANIDKAASDRSLKHNLVRSMEILEACHEYDKRQTNHALRFSEQAIKFNSVFPGAESLAYTTKAKTWLKEEIHKTPSLRYARRLLKDIERLN from the coding sequence ATGGCCATGCAAATTGAAAACGAATCCTCCTTCCGTGCCACCCTAGGAAGGGGGTTTAATCTCTTTCTGGGGTCAGCTTTTTCAATACTCGCAAGAGACAACAACAAAGAACAATTACCAACTGGACTGGCCCTGACAAAAGAACTATGCATAAAATTCTCGCGCCCCGACCTGCAAGAGCACGATCTTCCGCTTGTCTCCCAAATTATAAAATCAAAAAACAGAACCGAGTTTAATGAATACCTACTAAACAGATTCAAAATAGGCGAATACGACCCTCGTTATGAAAGCATAACAACCCTTGAAGTTAAAAGAATATTCACTACAAATATTGATGATCTTATGCCAAAAATTTTCAGCAAAAGCAAAGAGCGTTATTTGAATGACTTGTTGCTACAAGGCGCCACCTTCGGAGATCGGGACGCAGTTGAATATCTTCCTCTTCATGGGAACGTACTATATCCAGAGCCGGATTTTTCTTTTACCCCAATCGAAACAGCATCCGCTTTCGCAAATAACCCTACTCAGTTCCAATACTTGGTAAGCTGCCTTCTCAAAGATCCCACAATTTTCTTGGGATATTCATTTAAAGATGCAGGAACGCTGCAAGCGCTAAGCCATCATTTCACCACACCAGCTCAGCCAAAATCGAAATGGATTCAACTTAGGACGGACGAAAAAGCATACGTTGATTACTTTAAGTCTCTGGGATTTGAGATAATTATTGGAGACACAGAATCAATAATAGATTACTTCAATATTAGGGCCTCAGAGATAACGCGCCCCGCTTCTTCAGAATTAAATGCGGCATCCTTTTCGACGGGCAGAATACCCTCGCTAAATGAAGCCCCTGTTCGGCCAATTACCGACTATTTTCGCGGACACGCTCCAGTCTGGCACGACATATTAAGTCAGCGAATTCCGACGACAAAAAAATACAACAGAATTATAAACCATATTGATTCAGGTCGAAATGTTTTGCTGTCCGGCATTCCTGTCTGCGGGAAGTCCACAATACTCATGCAAGCAGCTGCGTATTATGACACAAATCAAATTAAGATCTTTGAAGAAAATTTAACGCCAGAGAAAGCTACGCAGATCGTATCGAAGATCGAAGGTAAAGGAAAACTTCTTTTATTTATAGATAACGCCGGCGACAGCGTGGACGCCCTAGACATTCTGAGCAACTGCAAAGATATTCAAATTGTCGCAGCTGACCGATCAATCAACATTGGGTTTGGATCGCACAGATTCAAATCTGATCGATTTACAAATCTGGACTGCTCAGATCTAAATGAAGACGATTATCAGAATATATATGACTCAATCCCTCCCGTCATTAGAGAGAACCGAATGACGGTACCCGAAGTAGAGCTACAAATTTGGCCGTCTACATTTGAATTTATTGAGAAAAATGTGGTCGGCCCCTCTATTTCAGATAGATTTAAGGATGTTCTGATTAAACTGAGGAGTACGCAGATCGAGCTTCACGATCTTTTTGTAATGATTTGCTATGTATATTCTTGCCACTCACCCGTTTCATTTGATGTGGTGAGTCGATTTATTGGAGCAGGCGGTGATTATGTTAAAGTATATGGAGTCCTGGAACGACTCGGAAAATTATTGTCAGAGGTTGACACCAATAATGCTCAATTTGTCGACCTTGATGACACTCAGGACCACTTTACCCCAAGGTCCCAATTGATTGCGGAGACAGTTGTTGACCGCTGCAGGAATATGGACTTTGGAAGAGTCTATCTGGACTTTCACACGAAGGTTCCTCGCTTATTCATTCCCAGATACTCTAATTTTAAGAGGTTTGGGTACAGGAACGGCTATGCGGAGCGTGTGTTTCAAGACTGGAAAGAGGGCGAAAAATTCTATTTGAGAGTCTATAAAGAGGACAAAAATTATTTTCTAAAACAACAACTAGCAATTTTTTTAGGGGCAAAAAAGCAATATGGCTTAGCTTTTAAATACATTGACGAGGCACTCACCGAGTCAAAGAACAAAAATCCCAATATTAGACACACACATGCCCGCCTGCTCTTCGACGCAAACATCGATAAGGCGGCAAGCGACCGCTCTCTGAAACATAATTTAGTTCGCAGCATGGAGATATTGGAGGCATGTCATGAATATGACAAACGTCAAACGAATCACGCACTACGCTTTTCGGAACAAGCGATTAAATTCAATTCAGTATTTCCAGGCGCAGAATCTCTTGCATATACAACTAAGGCAAAAACGTGGTTGAAGGAAGAAATACATAAAACCCCATCTCTGCGGTATGCAAGGCGACTCTTAAAAGACATAGAACGGTTAAATTAG
- a CDS encoding RT0821/Lpp0805 family surface protein yields MSIDACARYIAPRARRHRTHVAVLVSCVTLGGCAFFGGSETMLAASDTTASVAAQPDPLLAETGLDTADLDALAFSLGSDPLTPEAERTWSNPEAGTTGRLIEVTDVPAPSGGLCRSFVTSVNAPSGLFLLSGIGCRREDGNWVIDGLAPATSAQG; encoded by the coding sequence GTGTCGATTGATGCTTGCGCCCGTTATATCGCGCCGCGCGCCCGGCGCCATCGGACGCATGTCGCAGTTCTGGTCTCGTGTGTCACTCTCGGCGGCTGCGCCTTCTTCGGCGGCAGCGAGACGATGCTGGCTGCGAGTGACACGACGGCGTCCGTCGCCGCCCAGCCCGATCCGCTTCTGGCCGAAACCGGACTGGATACCGCCGATCTCGATGCGCTGGCCTTTTCACTGGGCAGCGATCCGCTCACCCCGGAGGCGGAGCGGACCTGGTCGAACCCCGAGGCCGGGACCACCGGACGGCTGATCGAGGTGACCGACGTGCCGGCCCCCTCAGGCGGCCTGTGCCGGTCCTTCGTTACCTCCGTGAACGCGCCGAGCGGCCTGTTCCTGCTGTCCGGCATCGGCTGCCGGCGCGAGGACGGAAACTGGGTGATCGACGGACTCGCCCCGGCAACCAGCGCGCAAGGCTGA
- a CDS encoding acyl-CoA thioesterase yields the protein MADDTPTRDRDRHPPEEAPVIRTVAMPADTNPAGDIFGGWLMSQMDLAAGNVAARRAKGRCATISVEALTFLSPVHVGDEVSLYADIVHTGRTSLAIHVEAWRRPRESEECIKVTEAKFTFVAIGEDGKSRALP from the coding sequence ATGGCCGACGACACGCCGACACGCGACAGGGACCGGCATCCGCCCGAGGAGGCGCCGGTGATCCGCACCGTCGCCATGCCGGCCGACACCAACCCGGCCGGCGACATCTTCGGCGGCTGGCTGATGTCCCAGATGGACCTTGCCGCCGGCAACGTCGCCGCCCGCCGCGCCAAGGGCCGCTGCGCCACCATCTCGGTGGAGGCGCTCACCTTCCTGTCGCCGGTGCACGTGGGCGACGAGGTCAGCCTCTATGCCGACATCGTCCACACCGGCCGCACCTCGCTCGCCATCCATGTGGAGGCCTGGCGCCGCCCGCGCGAAAGCGAAGAGTGCATCAAGGTGACGGAAGCCAAGTTCACCTTCGTCGCCATCGGCGAAGACGGAAAGTCGAGGGCGCTGCCGTGA
- a CDS encoding class I SAM-dependent methyltransferase produces the protein MAPDSETFWDRQARKYARRPVADMASYDHTMERTRAHLAGADSVVELGCGTGTTALRLADCVGHITATDISSEMIAIAREKAAKQGATNATFAHADVFSALADGPPRDAVLAFNLFHLTEDPAEAIRAVHDALKPGGLFVSKTVCLGDRPGVLRVVIPVMKAIGMAPKAVAFLKVAELDRTIAEAGFEILETGVFPKSPPARFVVARKT, from the coding sequence GTGGCGCCCGATTCAGAGACCTTCTGGGACCGACAGGCCCGTAAATATGCCCGCAGGCCCGTGGCCGACATGGCGAGCTACGATCACACCATGGAGCGTACCCGGGCCCATCTGGCAGGCGCGGACTCGGTGGTCGAACTCGGCTGCGGCACCGGAACCACGGCGCTTCGGCTCGCCGACTGCGTCGGCCACATCACCGCCACCGACATCTCCTCCGAGATGATCGCCATCGCCCGGGAGAAGGCGGCGAAGCAGGGCGCGACGAACGCCACCTTCGCCCACGCGGACGTCTTCTCCGCGCTCGCCGACGGGCCGCCGCGGGATGCCGTGCTGGCGTTCAACCTGTTCCACCTGACCGAGGACCCGGCAGAGGCCATCCGCGCCGTCCACGACGCCCTGAAGCCCGGCGGCCTCTTCGTCTCCAAAACCGTCTGTCTGGGCGACCGACCCGGCGTGCTACGGGTCGTGATCCCGGTCATGAAGGCGATCGGCATGGCGCCGAAGGCCGTCGCCTTCCTGAAGGTAGCGGAGCTGGACCGAACCATCGCCGAGGCGGGCTTCGAGATCCTGGAGACCGGCGTCTTCCCGAAATCGCCGCCGGCGCGGTTCGTCGTCGCCCGCAAGACCTGA
- the pdxH gene encoding pyridoxamine 5'-phosphate oxidase: MPPEELTSRDFSEEEDPFGLFGAWLEEATEKEINDPNAMAVATVDTDGLPDVRMVLLKGFDTQGFVFYTNFESAKGREILATGKAALLFHWKSLRRQVRVRGPVETVTEEEADAYFHSRPRGSRIGAWASKQSEPLESRFALEGAVARYTAKFGIGDIPRPPHWSGFRIKPLQIEFWHDRPFRLHDRIVFARPEIGHGWSKTRLYP, translated from the coding sequence GTGCCGCCGGAGGAGTTAACGAGCCGTGACTTCTCCGAGGAGGAGGATCCGTTCGGCCTGTTCGGCGCCTGGCTCGAGGAGGCCACGGAAAAGGAGATCAATGATCCCAACGCGATGGCGGTCGCCACCGTCGACACCGATGGACTGCCCGACGTGCGGATGGTTCTCCTGAAGGGCTTCGATACCCAGGGCTTCGTCTTCTACACGAACTTCGAGAGCGCCAAGGGCCGGGAAATCCTCGCCACCGGCAAGGCGGCCCTGCTGTTTCACTGGAAGAGCCTGCGGCGGCAGGTGCGGGTCCGCGGCCCCGTGGAGACGGTGACGGAGGAAGAGGCCGACGCCTATTTCCACTCCCGGCCGCGCGGCAGCCGCATCGGCGCCTGGGCGTCGAAACAGTCCGAGCCGCTGGAAAGCCGGTTCGCGCTGGAAGGCGCCGTGGCGCGCTACACCGCCAAGTTCGGGATCGGCGACATTCCCCGCCCGCCCCACTGGTCCGGCTTCCGCATCAAGCCGCTGCAGATCGAGTTCTGGCACGACCGGCCGTTCCGCCTGCACGACCGCATCGTGTTCGCCCGGCCGGAGATCGGCCACGGCTGGTCGAAGACACGGCTTTATCCCTGA